Within Amycolatopsis sp. cg5, the genomic segment CTGCGCGACGTCACCGCCCAGGCGACGTCCGGCGCCACCTCCCCCGAGGACGCGCTGCACCGGGGACTGCTGGCCTTCTTCGTCTTCATCCGCGAACGCCGCCAGGCCTGGTCACTGCTGCGCCACGAGATGGCACTGATCGGCACACCGGCCGCCGACGAGATCGAAGAGACCAGGCGGCAGCAGACCGACCTGATCGCCACCCTCATGGCCGAGCACTTCGACGCCGACTCCGGCCTGCAGGCCGAGGCCTCCGCCGAGTTCGTCGTCGGCGCCTGCGAGCGGCTCGCCATCTGGTGCGAACGCCACGACGAGGTCACCCCCGAGGCCGCCACCCGCTACGCCATGGACATCCTCTGGGCGGGACTGGCCAACCGCGCCCGACCGTGAATATGCTCGTGCATTAGGCCGTTCGGTCGTCACTCGACGTGGATCACCTCAAGTTACTTGTGACACAGAGTCGCTTTGAGGTATCGATATCATGTAGAAAGTAGAACGGACCGGCGTGTCAGGGTGTCCGGCGTAGGAGGGAACGGGGTGAGACAGATGGCGGAACCGATCACGGCGGTCTACGTGCAAGAGGACGACGACTGGACGATCACGGTCAGCGGCCTCGGCAAGAAGCTCACGGCCCGAGCGCCCGGCATCATCGCGGCGAGGGATACCACCGACCAGCTGGTCGACAGGATCGCGCCGGAGGGCAGGCCCACCGTCGTACATCTGCTGAACGGGAGCGCGCTCGCGTTCACGTCCGCGTACATGACCGCCAGGCTCACCCTCCCCGAAGGCGCGCTCGCGCCCATCGAGATCCCGCCGCCGGGCAAACCGGTCAAGCCGATCAAGGACCAGCCCAAGACGCCGCTCGCCACCAGCAAGCAGCTATCCAAGGCCGTCGAGGAGAAGAAGCCCGTCGCACCGGCCCAGGCGTCCAAAAAGAACCGAGCGGTGCCGACGCCCCAGAAGGCGACGACACCGCCGGCAGCGGCTTCCAAACTGGCTTAGCGGAACAGCTTCCGCACCAGCAGCGCGACGATCAGCACACCCGCTCCGATGAGCGGGTACTTCACCTTGGGGTCCTCCAGCGTCGAACGCACCGAGCTCTTCGCCGACTCGACGAGCACCTTCGGGTTCGCCTTCGTACCGAGCTCGTCCAGGGTCGCGGCGAGCGCGGTCCTGGCCTTCTCGATGTCGCGCTCGATCGTCTCCGGGTCGCGGGCCACGTCTCCTCCTCGCAGGCGTACCTGTGCAGGCGACCCACGGTAGATCACTGCCGAAATCCATGCCGCATCGGCCACACCCGACCACTTTGATCACCCTGCACGCTAGGCTGTCCGCGCAGGGCCCGTAGCCCAATTGGCAGAGGCACACGGTTTAGGTCCGTGCCAGTGAGAGTTCGAGTCTCTCCGGGCCCACTCGAGGTTCGCGGTCGCCGGTGTTCGCGCGTGACCGCGCTCCCACCAGCGCCCCTTCGGGGTTTCTTGTGGGGGTCGAACCCCCACACCCCCGCCGGGGGCGAGCCCCCGGACCCCCATCCGTTCGGGTTACTCCCGTCCTTCCGGCTCGCTCTTACTCGCTGTAGTTACGCCGATTGGCCGCTCGGGTTATCGGCTCTTGATTTTGTGTTCGTGCGGGACGTTGGTTTGCCCTTTTGGGTGCTGTGGACGGTCGTGTGCGCTGGCAGGGTGGGGGCTGTGGCGGGGTTGATCGGGGCTCGGGTCGGGCGGCAAGAAGACTTGCGGCTGCTTACTGGGCGTGGGCGCTTTGTCGATGACGTGCGGGTTGCGGGGATGCTTGAGGCGGCTGTGCTTCGGGCTGAGGTTCCGCATGCTCGGATCTTGAGCGTCGATGTGAGTGCCGCGGTGGCCTTGCCTGGGGTTTTTGCCGTGGTGACCGGGGCTGAGGTCGAGGCACTTGTCAGGGCTCCTCAGCCGGTTATCTGGCGGACCATTCCGGACATGCTCATGGGGTTCGGGTATCCACTGGCCGTTGAGAAGGTGATGTATCCCGGGCAGGGCGTCGCGGCTGTGGCCGCGAAGGACCGCGCTACCGCTGAGGACGCTCTGGAGCTCATCGAGGTCGAGTACGAGGAGCTGCCGGCTGTCACGACGCTGGAAGAGGCTCTGGCTGAGGACGCGCCTCGGCTTTATGAGGACTGGCCTGGGAACGTGGCTGGGCGGACCGTGGTGCCGAAGGGGGATGTGGCCGCCGCTTTCGCCGAGGCCGATGTGGTGGTGACGGGGTCTTTTCGGTTCGGGCGGCAGATGGGGACCCCGCTGGAGACGCGGGGCGTGGTCGCGGACTGGGATCCGTTCACCGACCGGCTCGACATGTGGCTGGGGACGCAGGCGCCGAACCTCGCGCGGGAACTGCTGGGCGAGGTGCTCGGGCTGTCCGTCGAGAAGATCCGGGTGCGCACGCCGGACGTGGGTGGCGGCTTCGGGAACAAGTTCGACTTTTACGGTGACGAAGTGCTCGCTTCTGTCTTGTCACGTCGGGCGGGGAAGCCGGTCAAGCTGATCGAGGACCGGGCGGAGAGCTTCGTCGCGACCGTCCACTCGCGTGAGCAGAAGATGGACGTCGAGCTGGCCGCGAAGAACGACGGGACGATCACCGGGCTGCGGGGCACCGTGTACGGCGTGCTCGGCGGGGTGCTGGGGACCGTCGGGATCAGTCCGTGCTGGACGACCGCCGCGTTCATGACCGGGCCGTACGACATCGGGGCCGTCGAGCTGAACGTCGTCGGCGTGATGACCAACAAGTCGCCGTACGGGTCCTACCGCGGCTATGGGCTGCCGAAGGCGAACTTCGTGCAGGAACACCTCGTCGAGCAGCTGGCGCGGCGGCTCGGCATGGACGCGCACGCCGTGCGGCGGAAGAACTTCGTGCCGCCGGAAGCCTTCCCGTACCAAAGCCCGGTCTTCGTCTACGACACCGGACGCTACGAAGAATGCCTCGACCTGTGCCTGGAGTGCGTCGAGCGGACGGGGTGGGCCGAGCGGGTCGCGCGCGGGCGCGCCGACGGGAAGGCCGTCGGGATCGGATACTCGTTCCACGCCGAGGGCGGCGCGTTCGGGCCGAGCCGGATCGTGAACCTGGCCGGGTTGCAGCATTCGGGCTTCGACACCGAGGTCGTGCGCATTGATTCGACCGGCCGCGTGACCGTCTTCACCGGGCTGTCCGCGATGGGCCAGGGCATCCACACCGCGCTCGCGCAGGTGGCCGGGCAGGCGCTGGGCGTGCCGCTCGATCACGTCACGGTCCTCTCCGGCGACACCGACTCCTGCCCGTACACCGGCTACGGCACCGGGGCGAGCCGGGCGGCCGCGGTCGGCGGCGCGGCCGTGCTGACCGCCGCGACCAGGCTCAAGGCGAAGGTGCTGCGGATCGCCGGGCACCTGCTCGAGGTGTCGCCGGACGACCTGGTCGTCGCCGACGGCGTGATCTCGGTGCGAGGTGTGCCGGGCAAGTCGGTCACCATGGCCGAGATCGGCGACGCCGCGTACCGCAGGGTCAACGGCAAGCTGCCCGAGACCGAGACACCGACGCTGGAGGAACGCGAGGTCTTCGACCCGGCCAACATCACCGTCTCGTTCGGCTGCACCGCGGTGCTCGCCGAGGTCGACCGCGAGACCGGGGTGGTGACGCTGCTCGGGTACCTCATCGCGCACGACTGCGGCACGGTGATCAATCCGCTGATCGTGGAGGGGCAGCTGCACGGCGGCGCGGCGCAGGCCATCGGCGGCGCGCTCTACGAGGAGCTGGCGTACGACGCCGACGGGCGGATGGCGACGACGTCGTTCGCCGACTATCTGCTGCCGACCGCGACGGAGATCCCGCCGTTCGGCGTCGAGCACATGTCGACGCCGTCCGATCACATTCCCGGTGGTTTCAAGGGAATGGGCGAGGCGGGCGTCATCGGTGGCGGCGCCGCCATCGCGCACGCCGTCGAGGACGCGCTGAGCGAGTACGGCGTCGAGATCACGTCGCTGCCGATCACCCCGCCCCGGCTGCTCGCCGCGATCAAGCGGGGAGCGCGTTCGTGAAGGCGGCCGCGTTCGACTACGTCCGAGCGTCCTCTGTGGACGAAGCACTGCGCGCACTGACCGATGCCGAGAACGCCAAAGTCCTTGCTGGCGGCCAAAGTCTGGTGCCCCTGCTCAACCGGCGACTGGCCAGGCCGTCGCTGCTGGTCGACATCAACGGCCTCGACCTGTCCTCGATCCGGCGCACCGACGGCCATCTCGTGCTCGGCGCGCTCACCCGCCACCGCGCGGCCGAGACGTCGGCGCTGGTGTCCCGCGATCTTCCGCTGCTCACCGAGGCGCTGCGCCACTTCGGCCACGTCGCGATCCGCAACCGGGGCACCCTCGGCGGCAGTCTCGCGCACGCCGACCCGGCGGCCGAGTTGCCCGCGGTGGCCGTCGCACTCGACGCCGAGCTGACGATCCGCGGCAAGCACGGCCTGCGCACGGTCTCCGCGCGCGACTTCTTCACCGGCACCGGCCAGACCGAACTCGAACCCGACGAGCTGCTCGTCGAAGTCCGCTTCCCCGTGCTGCCCGCCCGCACCGGTCACGCGGTCGAGGAGCTGTCCCGCCGCAGCCACGACCTCGCGCTCGTCGCCGTCTTCGCGACGGTGACCCTCGACGAGGACGGCGTCTGCGCGCAGGCGCGGATCGCCATCGCGGGCGCGGGCCCGACCCCGATCCGCGCGATAGCGGCCGAAGAGTCCTTGCGCGGCTGTGTGCTGACGCCCGGCCTGATCGCCGGCGCCGCCCGCGAGGCGGCCGCCGCGACGGACCCGGCCGACGACCTCCACGCCCCCGCCGGGTACCGGCGCGACATGGCCGCGGTCCTCGCGCGCCGGGCGATCACCCGAGCGAACGGCAGCGCACGATGAAGGTCACCCTGACGGTCAACGGCAGGCAGGTCACCGCGGACTGCGAGCCCCGCCGCTCGCTGGCTGATTTCCTGCGCCAGGACCTCGGTTTCACCGGCGTCCACCTCGGCTGCGAGCACGGCGTCTGCGGCGCCTGCACGATCACCCTCGACGGCGCCACCGCCCGCGCCTGCTGCCTGCTCGCCGTCCAGGCCGAAGGCGCCGAGATCACCACGGTCGAAGGCATGGCCACCGACGGCGAGCTGCATCCGCTTCAGCAGTCGTTCCGCGACCACCACGGTCTTCAATGCGGCTTCTGCACCCCGGGCATGCTCGCCACCGCGGCGGAACTGCTCCGCGAAACCCCGTCCCCGACCGAGGCCGAGATCCGCGAGCGCATCTCCGGCAACCTGTGCCGCTGCACGGGTTATCAGTTCATCGTCGACTCGATCGCCGACGCCGCTAAGAAACTGAACCCGCGCGACGCGCCTTAGGTTTTCGGCGCGCTCAGCTGTTTCAGCAGCCAAGCACGGTCGCCCGCCACGGTGAGGCCATTCGCCAGTACGTCACCCAAAACGGGTTCGTCACGGCCGGTGGCCTCGACTTCGGCGTCCGTGAATTCCAGGACCCGGGTGTCGTTGCCCACCCAGTTGGTCGCATCGGTCACCAGCGCTTCGACCTGCGCCGCCCACTCGTCCGCGTCGGTGGCACGCGGCCGGATGAGCAGCAGGTCCAGGTCGCTTTCCACCGACATCGAGCCGGTTGCCGCCGACCCGAACACCGCCGCGTAGACCGGCGGGAACGCCCATTCGCCCAGGCGCTTCGCGATGCGCTCCAGCAGGGTCTCCCGCAAACGGGCGAGGCCGATGATGTGCTCGGCGGCCAGGTGATCGCGGTTGAGCCGGTAGGTGTAGGTGTTGCCGACCCGCTCCGAGCGCACGACCCCTTGGCCGTTCAGCCGCTGGAGCACCTTACGGACGCCCTCGATCGAGTGACTGTCGAGCACACGATGGACGCGCCCGGTCGTGAAGGCCGCGTCGTGGCCCGCGAGCACTCGCAGGACATCGCCGTCGAGGGTGGGCGTGACCGTCGAAAACGGCCGGTTCAGCTGCACTGCGCACCTCCTGACCCGCAATAACCAACTATAGTACATCTACACCAACTATAGTACATCCACTCCGCGACTGGCTTAGTCCACTAGACATTACCAAGATGATCGCGCAGGCGCGCATGGCGGAACTGGTAAACGCCGCCGCTCTGCCGCAGGACCCCACGCTGGTGGGCGTCTTCGAGGAACCGCATGACGCGCCACGGCTGACGGCCGCGCAGTGCCAGCCAGACCTGGCCGACCATGAACGCGCCCCACGCCCGTGAGAGCACGCTGACGCCGGCGACCGACAGGCCGAAAACGGTGCCGAAGGCGAGCCCGACGCCGAGGCCGTAGACGTTCGGGTACGCCGGGCCGAAGATCAAGCCGCCCGCGACCGCGCTGGCGAAGCCGATGCCGAGCACGCCTGCCCTGCCGAACCAGACGCCGCCGACGACGCCGCCCGCGACCGCGCCGCCGAGCGTGCTGATCAGGATGTCGACCCAGCCTGCTTCGGCGGCCGCGGTGTCCAAGGTGGGCACGCCGACCGCGAACCCGCTCGGCAGGGTGAGGGCGAGCGCGAAGGTGAGGCCGAGCACGAGCGCGGCCGTGCGGTCCTGGCGGAGCACGACCGGTGGGCCGGACACCTCGGCGACGTCGGCGGGTTTGGCGAGCCAGACGTGCAGGCCCGCCGCGAGGCCCAGTACGAGGCCGACGCCCGCGATGACCACCGTCGGCAGGCCCATGGTGCGGCTGAACAGCACGCCGAGCGCCAGCCCGATGGCGAAACGGCCGAGGAAGCGCCAGCCCGTGCCGCGGAAGCGAAGTTCGACGCGGACCGGTTCGGCCTTCACGCCGGCGGCGTAGATCAGGCCCATTGCCGAGCCGAACGCGAGCGCGTACACCGCGAAGTAGAGGAACCCGGTCCAGCGGCCGGTGCCGAACCCGCCCGCGATGCCACCCGCGAGCCCGAACGCCAGCGCGGCCACGACGCCGACCACGAGCGCGCGTGCCTGGCCGGACACCGAGCGGACGAGGTGCCACCAGGCGATGTCGTGCGTGTCGAGCCGGTTGAGGTGCCTGGCCAGGAAGCGCAGCCATTCCTGGGCCTGCGCGGGTTCGTACCGGGGCGGCGTCCGCGAGTCGGGGGCCGCGGGGTGCGCGAGGTAGGCGGCCGGTACGAACGCGTCCAGCAGGTGCTGTTCGATCGACTCGCGATCGGCGAAGTCGAGCAGCTCGCCGGGATCGGTCGTGGTCGCGGTGTAGACGACCCTGGCGAGCGCGACCATCAGCGGACTGGTCAGCACCTCGTTGAGCGGGAGCGCCGGGTCGGCGCGGAGCTTGTCGAGCACCGGCTCCCAGCGCCGCCGCGCCGGCGGTCCGGCGGAGAGCAGGAACGCGGTCGCGTCGCCGAGTTCGACCGGCTCGATCTCCACGACCGGCGCGCGGGTGAGGATGACGCCGCCCCGATCGACCGCGTTCTCGTACTCGGCGGTGCGGCAGGTGAGCAGCAGCGGGTACCGGTGGTCGCGGTCGAGCGCGTCGACGGCGGCGGCGTGCACGGCCAGCGGCATCTCGTCGAGCCCGTCGAGCACGACCAGGATCCGGCCGTCGGCGACCAGCTCGGACGCGGTCCTGGCGGTCAGCGCCGGGTACTCCTCGACGAGCCGTTTCGCGACCCAGCTCTGCAGATGCTCACTCCGCGGATCCCAGCTCGACGCGCTCAGCAGCACCGGCACCGGTTCGCCCGGCCGCAGGTCTTCGAGCAGCGCCAGCGTGAACAGCAGCGCCAGCACGGTCTTCCCGGCACCGGGTTCGCCAAGCACCACAAGCTGTTTCGACGGCAAGGAACGGAACAGCCGCACCAGCCCGGCGACGTCCCCGTGTGGCTGTGACGGGGCGACGTCGGGGTCGGCCGCGACCGGGCGCCGGGTGTTCGACCAGCGCACGCGCAACGGCTGTGGCCTGCGCAGCGACCGCAGTCCGGCCTCCTCCGTCCACTGTCGACGGACGGCGCCCGCGAGTTCGCGTGCCGCGCGGTCATGGGCGGTGACCGCCCGCTCGGCGGGCGCGGGCACCTCGGCGGACAGGATCTGGCGTTGCAGGTCCTGCAGCCGCCGGCCGGGGTCGGCGCCGAGTTCGTCGATCAGCAGCCGCCGCGTCCGCTGGTAGTGGTCGAGCGCCTCGGCCTGCCGTCCGCTCTTGTAGAGCGCGAGCATCACCTGCCCGGCGAGCCGTTCGTCGAGTGGCCGCTCGGCGCCTCGCGCGAGCAGGCCGGGCAGCGCCTCGGCGTGCTTGCCCGCGCCGAGCATCAGGTCGGCGTGGTCGAGTTCCGCCGCGTGCCGTTCCCGCGTCAGTCCATCCCGGACGCCCGAAAGCCACTCCGTTTCGAGCCCGGCGAGCGCCTCGCCGCGCCAGAGCCCGAGCGCCTCGTCGAACAACGCGAGCGCGTGCTCGTCGTCGGCGACCCGCGCGTCGGCGACGAGCCGCCGGAACCGGTGCACGTCGACGGACTGGTCGTCGACGGCGAGCACGTAGCCGCCCGGCTTCCGCGCGATCTCAGTGTCGAGCGCCCGCCGCAGCCGGGTCAAGTAGCTCTGCAAGGTGCCCCGCGCGCGCACCGGCGCCTGCTCGCCCCACACGCGATCGACGAGCTGATCGGCCGTCACCGGCTTGTTCGCCTCGAGCAGCAGCACGGCGAGCACGCACTGCTGCCGGGCGTGCCCGATGTCGACCGGCTGCCCGTCCACGCTGACCTCGCACCCGCCGAGCAGCCAGAAACTGATCTCCTCGACCATCCGGCCAGCCTATTCAAGCCGGATTCAAGTGCCAGTCCGGGCACACTGACCTCATGCTCTACGACGAACTGGGCGTCGGCTACTCGCTGGGCCGCCGCACCGACCCCCGCTGGCTCGCCCCGATCACCGACGCGCTCGGCGCGGCCCGCTCGGTGGTCAACATCGGCGCGGGCACCGGTTCCTACGAACCCGCCAACGTCGTGCTGGCCGTCGAACCGAGCGCCGAGATGATCCGGCAACGGCCGCGCGGCGCGGCGCCTGCCGTCCGCGCGGTGGCGGAGTCCTTGCCGGTGTCGCACGCGGAGGCGGCGCTGGCGGTGTTGACGGTGCATCACTGGACCGACTGGCGCGCCGGCGTGGCCGAGCTGCGCCGGGTCGCGCCGCTGCGGGTGGTCCTCACCTACGACCCGCGACGGCACCTGGAGTTCTGGATGGTGCGCGAGTACGTGCCGGAGATCGCGGACCTCGAAGTCGGCCGCCCGTCCTCCGGAGACATCGCGCGGGAACTCGGGAACGCGACGGTGACGACGCTGCCGTTGCACTGGGACTTCACGGACGGCGTGTTCCCCGCGCATTGGCGGCGGCCAGAGGCTTACCTGAATCAGCGGGTGCGGGACAACTGCTCGGCGCTCTCGCAGGCTCCCGCGCACGCCGTGGAGCGCGGTATGACCCGGCTGCGCGCGGATCTCGAATCCGGCCGCTGGCACGACCGGCACCGGGATCTGCTGGCCCTCGACGAGTGGGACGCCGGGTTCCGGCTGATCGTTTCGCGGGACTGAACGCGAAGGCATCTTGGAAATGTGCGTTTCGCACTAGTCGGAGATGCCCCGAGGCACTGACGCGGGCGCTCGCGGGTCGGGCAGGGTGAAAAGCCAAGGTGGCGCCGTCCGTGGTCTCCCGCAGCCGGGCGGCGTCACCACCTCACCCACCGCGTTGGGACGTTTACCGGTCACCGTGACAAAAGTCATCGTGTCTGGTGCTCAGCGCACTACTGGTCATGCGGTCGTATGAGCGAAACTCCCGGGGCGTACGGCCAGTTCACGACATACCGGGAGACCGCATGAACAGCATCGCGCTACTGACGGACGACGACTTTTCCGTGACCATGCTCGACGGGGGCCTCGGGGCCGTCGCGGGCGCCTCCTCGGCCGTGGTGCCAGCCGCGACCGATCTCTGCTGGTGCGCCTGCGTGGTCTGCTTCGTACCCGACGCCGTTCCGTCGGACGAAGAGGTCGCGAAGGCATAACCAGGAGGAGCACCCGGTGGACAGTCTCTCCCAGCTGCGCACGGAGCTTTCGCGTTATCTGACCGACTCCGAAGCCAGGCGCCATGACCCTGTCGGCCCGATCGACGAGCTCGTCCGAGATGCGGGACTGCTGGAAGTGGACGGGGCATGGGTGGTGTCGAGCCACCGGCTGGTGTCGGCGCTGAGCGTCGACCGAAGACTGTCCGTGGATGCTCGGCTGGGCGGAAGCGAGCCACGCTTCGCCCAGCCGCGCACGCTGGATCACGTTTTCGGGCTCATGCTCAACGTCCGCGACGGTGTCGACCACCGGCGGCTGCGCGGACTGGTCTCCGGCGTGTTCACCGCACGCCGGATCGCCGAACTCACCGAATCGGCCGCCACGCTCATCGAGTCCGCGCTGAACGCGGGCGACAGCCTCGAAGTCGTGTCGGAGCTGGGTGTGCGCCTGCCGATGCGGATGAACTGCGAACTCGTCGGCGTGCCCGCCGAGGACCGCACGCAGGTGCTGCGCTGGGTGAAAGCGCTCGCCAGGCAGCTCGACCGGTTCGGCCAGCCGCAATCCGAAGTCTCCCAAGCGGAACGCACACTGGCCGAGTTCACCGATTACATCCACGCGCTGCTGGCCAAGCGGCGTCTCGATCCGCGCGACGACATCATGACGCGGCTCGTGAAGGCGCACGGGCAGCACATGCTGTCCACCGACGAACTGGTCGCGTTCGTGATCACGTTGTTCGTCAACGGGCTGGACACGTTGTCCGCGGCGCTCGGCACCGCGCTGTGGACGATTCTCGGGCAGCCGGGGTTGCTGCCGAAACTCACCAACCGCGAGGACGCGAGGGTCGCGTTCGACGAGGCGGTCCGGTTGTGCGCGCCGATCCGGCTCGCCGCGCGCACCGCGCTGAGCGACGTCGAGGTCGACGGCCGGGTCATCGAGGCGGGGTCGGCCGTGCTCTTCTACTGGGCGGCCGCGAACCGCGATCCCGAGTTCACCGCCGCGCCGTCGGAGTTCCGGATGGACCGCGGCGCGATCGGCACCTACGCCTTCGGCCACGGCCCGCACCAGTGCCTCGGCGCTCAGCTGGCCAGGCTCACCGGCGCCGAACTCGTCTCGCGGCTGGCCACCCGCTTTCCCGAGTCCATTGTGGACACAGCGGTCGGAG encodes:
- a CDS encoding TetR/AcrR family transcriptional regulator, with the translated sequence MPRAERERQMIETAEAVFAERGYSAASMDDIAERVGVSKPMLYEYFNSKEGLLLACIRQSRAALRDVTAQATSGATSPEDALHRGLLAFFVFIRERRQAWSLLRHEMALIGTPAADEIEETRRQQTDLIATLMAEHFDADSGLQAEASAEFVVGACERLAIWCERHDEVTPEAATRYAMDILWAGLANRARP
- a CDS encoding DUF3618 domain-containing protein — encoded protein: MARDPETIERDIEKARTALAATLDELGTKANPKVLVESAKSSVRSTLEDPKVKYPLIGAGVLIVALLVRKLFR
- a CDS encoding xanthine dehydrogenase family protein molybdopterin-binding subunit — encoded protein: MAGLIGARVGRQEDLRLLTGRGRFVDDVRVAGMLEAAVLRAEVPHARILSVDVSAAVALPGVFAVVTGAEVEALVRAPQPVIWRTIPDMLMGFGYPLAVEKVMYPGQGVAAVAAKDRATAEDALELIEVEYEELPAVTTLEEALAEDAPRLYEDWPGNVAGRTVVPKGDVAAAFAEADVVVTGSFRFGRQMGTPLETRGVVADWDPFTDRLDMWLGTQAPNLARELLGEVLGLSVEKIRVRTPDVGGGFGNKFDFYGDEVLASVLSRRAGKPVKLIEDRAESFVATVHSREQKMDVELAAKNDGTITGLRGTVYGVLGGVLGTVGISPCWTTAAFMTGPYDIGAVELNVVGVMTNKSPYGSYRGYGLPKANFVQEHLVEQLARRLGMDAHAVRRKNFVPPEAFPYQSPVFVYDTGRYEECLDLCLECVERTGWAERVARGRADGKAVGIGYSFHAEGGAFGPSRIVNLAGLQHSGFDTEVVRIDSTGRVTVFTGLSAMGQGIHTALAQVAGQALGVPLDHVTVLSGDTDSCPYTGYGTGASRAAAVGGAAVLTAATRLKAKVLRIAGHLLEVSPDDLVVADGVISVRGVPGKSVTMAEIGDAAYRRVNGKLPETETPTLEEREVFDPANITVSFGCTAVLAEVDRETGVVTLLGYLIAHDCGTVINPLIVEGQLHGGAAQAIGGALYEELAYDADGRMATTSFADYLLPTATEIPPFGVEHMSTPSDHIPGGFKGMGEAGVIGGGAAIAHAVEDALSEYGVEITSLPITPPRLLAAIKRGARS
- a CDS encoding xanthine dehydrogenase family protein subunit M, with the translated sequence MKAAAFDYVRASSVDEALRALTDAENAKVLAGGQSLVPLLNRRLARPSLLVDINGLDLSSIRRTDGHLVLGALTRHRAAETSALVSRDLPLLTEALRHFGHVAIRNRGTLGGSLAHADPAAELPAVAVALDAELTIRGKHGLRTVSARDFFTGTGQTELEPDELLVEVRFPVLPARTGHAVEELSRRSHDLALVAVFATVTLDEDGVCAQARIAIAGAGPTPIRAIAAEESLRGCVLTPGLIAGAAREAAAATDPADDLHAPAGYRRDMAAVLARRAITRANGSAR
- a CDS encoding (2Fe-2S)-binding protein; amino-acid sequence: MKVTLTVNGRQVTADCEPRRSLADFLRQDLGFTGVHLGCEHGVCGACTITLDGATARACCLLAVQAEGAEITTVEGMATDGELHPLQQSFRDHHGLQCGFCTPGMLATAAELLRETPSPTEAEIRERISGNLCRCTGYQFIVDSIADAAKKLNPRDAP
- a CDS encoding nucleotidyltransferase domain-containing protein, which translates into the protein MQLNRPFSTVTPTLDGDVLRVLAGHDAAFTTGRVHRVLDSHSIEGVRKVLQRLNGQGVVRSERVGNTYTYRLNRDHLAAEHIIGLARLRETLLERIAKRLGEWAFPPVYAAVFGSAATGSMSVESDLDLLLIRPRATDADEWAAQVEALVTDATNWVGNDTRVLEFTDAEVEATGRDEPVLGDVLANGLTVAGDRAWLLKQLSAPKT
- a CDS encoding BTAD domain-containing putative transcriptional regulator, which gives rise to MVEEISFWLLGGCEVSVDGQPVDIGHARQQCVLAVLLLEANKPVTADQLVDRVWGEQAPVRARGTLQSYLTRLRRALDTEIARKPGGYVLAVDDQSVDVHRFRRLVADARVADDEHALALFDEALGLWRGEALAGLETEWLSGVRDGLTRERHAAELDHADLMLGAGKHAEALPGLLARGAERPLDERLAGQVMLALYKSGRQAEALDHYQRTRRLLIDELGADPGRRLQDLQRQILSAEVPAPAERAVTAHDRAARELAGAVRRQWTEEAGLRSLRRPQPLRVRWSNTRRPVAADPDVAPSQPHGDVAGLVRLFRSLPSKQLVVLGEPGAGKTVLALLFTLALLEDLRPGEPVPVLLSASSWDPRSEHLQSWVAKRLVEEYPALTARTASELVADGRILVVLDGLDEMPLAVHAAAVDALDRDHRYPLLLTCRTAEYENAVDRGGVILTRAPVVEIEPVELGDATAFLLSAGPPARRRWEPVLDKLRADPALPLNEVLTSPLMVALARVVYTATTTDPGELLDFADRESIEQHLLDAFVPAAYLAHPAAPDSRTPPRYEPAQAQEWLRFLARHLNRLDTHDIAWWHLVRSVSGQARALVVGVVAALAFGLAGGIAGGFGTGRWTGFLYFAVYALAFGSAMGLIYAAGVKAEPVRVELRFRGTGWRFLGRFAIGLALGVLFSRTMGLPTVVIAGVGLVLGLAAGLHVWLAKPADVAEVSGPPVVLRQDRTAALVLGLTFALALTLPSGFAVGVPTLDTAAAEAGWVDILISTLGGAVAGGVVGGVWFGRAGVLGIGFASAVAGGLIFGPAYPNVYGLGVGLAFGTVFGLSVAGVSVLSRAWGAFMVGQVWLALRGRQPWRVMRFLEDAHQRGVLRQSGGVYQFRHARLRDHLGNV
- a CDS encoding class I SAM-dependent methyltransferase, whose translation is MLYDELGVGYSLGRRTDPRWLAPITDALGAARSVVNIGAGTGSYEPANVVLAVEPSAEMIRQRPRGAAPAVRAVAESLPVSHAEAALAVLTVHHWTDWRAGVAELRRVAPLRVVLTYDPRRHLEFWMVREYVPEIADLEVGRPSSGDIARELGNATVTTLPLHWDFTDGVFPAHWRRPEAYLNQRVRDNCSALSQAPAHAVERGMTRLRADLESGRWHDRHRDLLALDEWDAGFRLIVSRD
- a CDS encoding cytochrome P450: MDSLSQLRTELSRYLTDSEARRHDPVGPIDELVRDAGLLEVDGAWVVSSHRLVSALSVDRRLSVDARLGGSEPRFAQPRTLDHVFGLMLNVRDGVDHRRLRGLVSGVFTARRIAELTESAATLIESALNAGDSLEVVSELGVRLPMRMNCELVGVPAEDRTQVLRWVKALARQLDRFGQPQSEVSQAERTLAEFTDYIHALLAKRRLDPRDDIMTRLVKAHGQHMLSTDELVAFVITLFVNGLDTLSAALGTALWTILGQPGLLPKLTNREDARVAFDEAVRLCAPIRLAARTALSDVEVDGRVIEAGSAVLFYWAAANRDPEFTAAPSEFRMDRGAIGTYAFGHGPHQCLGAQLARLTGAELVSRLATRFPESIVDTAVGEVRWQGELVFCSPERLQVKLVPQGAMAVA